From Coffea arabica cultivar ET-39 chromosome 10e, Coffea Arabica ET-39 HiFi, whole genome shotgun sequence, one genomic window encodes:
- the LOC140015223 gene encoding uncharacterized protein, whose translation MHLERKALQWPQVFMKGRISRDPPSWEEYVRALGSRFGDCLYDDPMGDLKSLKQTQTHAVGLVKIEAQILSAWKQSKHPGPSRVSTSYSPNAGTSMNYSRQGHQCQRRQLYKIEEGIEKQESGSLEDDDQESLQYPCRLWELPQFLTPQHGSCEVVLGMQWLSTLGDVKWNFADLKMEFVQRGKRVVLRGSRQHPVQVVSKKQMQKLLNKPEQIESGQLCLVTAENDHDEMIANCATMEPNVKVTPYKHQLDLLLLKYHEVFDEPMELPPARMHDHRIYLKEGTQHINVRPYRYPTFQKGEIERLVTEMLNNGIIRPSNSPFSSPVVLVFFDDILIYSQSWDKHLQHLTKVFDTLRQHQLKVKKTKCSFAIEQIEYLGYYCRFIKGYGHIARPLTDLLKKNAFAWHDGATVAFDQLKAAMTSSPVLILPDFSQEFVVETDASNSGIGAVLLQRGKPLAFFSKALAPKHQESQISDGSKDLNTKSAEVVVQIDGYDYEVQFKKGIENVTADALSRQPHTTATSWALHGITTDLLAEIQQSWQSDPKTIVSDRDSIFLSQFWTELFKLLKVQLHFSSSYHPQSDGQTEVVNRFLEGYLRSTKITPFQVVYGQLPPIHVPYLLGSSVVEAVNRSLAAREKILHLLKHNLQKAQNC comes from the exons ATGCATTTGGAGAGGAAAGCTCTTCAATGGCCTCAAGTTTTCATGAAGGGTAGGATTTCCAGAGATCCACCCTCATGGGAGGAGTACGTGAGGGCGTTAGGATCGAGGTTTGGAGACTGCCTTTATGATGATCCTATGGGTGATCTGAAGAGCTTAAAACAGACCCAGACT CATGCAGTTGGTCTTGTCAAAATTGAGGCCCAAATTTTGAGTGCCTGGAAACAAAGCAAGCACCCGGGACCATCGAGAGTGTCCACCTCCTATTCCCCAAATGCTGGCACCAGTATGAACTACTCCAGGCAAG GCCACCAATGCCAGAGAAGACAACTCTATAAGATTGAAGAAGGGATTGAGAAGCAGGAATCGGGAAGCTTGGAGGATGATGATCAG GAGAGTCTTCAGTATCCTTGTAGATTGTGGGAGCTCCCACAATTTCTTACACCCCAACATG GTAGTTGTGAAGTAGTCCTGGGAATGCAGTGGTTATCTACTTTAGGGGATGTCAAGTGGAATTTTGCAGACTTGAAAATGGAGTTCGTTCAAAGGGGCAAGAGGGTGGTATTGAGGGGATCCAGGCAACACCCAGTCCAAGTggtttccaagaaacaaatgcAAAAACTCTTGAACAAACCTGAACAAATTGAATCAGGTCAACTATGTCTGGTAACGGCAGAAAATGACCACGATGAAATGATTGCAAATTGCGCCACCATGGAACCTAACGTGAAGGTAACCCCCTACAAACACCAACTTGACTTACTTCTATTGAAATACCATGAGGTGTTTGATGAGCCTATGGAATTACCTCCTGCTAGAATGCATGATCACAGAATTTATCTCAAGGAGGGTACACAACACATCAATGTTAGACCTTATAGATACCCTACGTTTCAAAAGGGTGAAATTGAAAGATTGGTGACTGAAATGTTGAATAATGGCATTATTAGACCTAGTAATAGTCCTTTTTCATCTCCTGTTgtcttg GTcttctttgatgacatcctaATTTACAGCCAGTCCTGGGATAAGCACCTTCAACACTTGACAAAAGTGTTTGATACATTGCGCCAACACCAACTCAAGGTGAAGAAGACTAAATGCTCATTCGCTATTGAACAGATTGAGTACTTAG GTTATTATTGCAGATTTATCAAAGGTTATGGACATATAGCAAGACCTTTGACtgatttactcaaaaaaaatgCATTCGCATGGCATGATGGAGCCACTGTTGCATTTGACCAGTTGAAAGCTGCTATGACTTCTTCTCCAGTATTAATCTTACCAGATTTCTCTCAGGAATTTGTGGTAGAAACTGACGCCTCCAACTCAGGCATTGGAGCTGTTTTGCTACAAAGGGGGAAGCCACTAGCATTTTTTAGCAAGGCTCTGGCACCTAAGCATCAAG AGTCTCAAATATCTGATGGATCAAAAGATCTCAACACCAAGTCAGCAGAAGTGGTTGTCCAAATTGATGGGTATGATTATGAGGTGCAATTCAAGAAGGGTATTGAGAATGTCACTGCAGATGCGTTATCCAGGCAACCTCATACAACAGCCACTTCTTGGGCACTCCATGGAATTACCACGGATTTGTTAGCTGAGATACAACAGTCATGGCAATCAGATCCTAAG ACCATTGTTAGCGATAGGGATTCTATCTTCCTCAGCCAATTCTGGACGGAGCTATTCAAGCTCTTGAAGGTCCAGTTGCACTTTTCTAGTTCCTATCATCCACAATCAGATGGGCAGACTGAGGTGGTAAATAGATTTTTGGAAGGATATCTGAGAT CTACGAAGATCACCCCATTTCAGGTAGTTTATGGGCAACTGCCTCCTATTCATGTCCCATATTTACTTGGTTCATCTGTGGTTGAGGCAGTGAATAGAAGCTTAGCTGCAAGGGAAAAGATATTGCACCTCCTCAAGCACAATCTGCAGAAGGCTCAAAATTGCTGA